Part of the Paenibacillus sp. FSL R7-0273 genome is shown below.
AAAAGCAGTTACTCCTGCAGGATCACGTGCGATATACCGTTCCAAAGCATTAATATTCATATATAACGGAACAGAGATATTGGGGCTATCTTTGATCTCTGCCAGGGTTGTAGTTAATTGCTCCAGGGTTTTAATCGTTTTATTATCAGCATGGCTTATACGTGCTACCTCTTTTGTCTCAGGATTAATATCCAGCCAATCGACCTTCATTTTAGTGATGCCTACGAATTCCGGTTTACCTGCCTTGCGAATCCAGCGGAAGAATCCGACAATGCGTGTTTCGCCGATATCCTCACCGGATAACCGGTTTAATGTGCTCTCTTCCTTTAACTCACGGCTCATTCCTTTTTGAATAGACTTAGTAAAGTTTGTCCCCACAATATCCGCCCAATCCGCAGACCCGCTTCCCGACGGAACGAGCATAGCGCCGCTTGATTGAGCCAATGCATTCTGATTCCACAGGACCAAATAGCCATCCTTAGTAAAAGCAAGCGTGGAAACCCCAATCTCATTGTTAACACATGAATCTTTAATGCTGCAAAGCTTGAGGATTCCGGCATTGAGGCTGTAAGGATAACCTCTGCGCCCGTCAAAAACGGCACGTTCAGGATTTTCAGCTTCAATCAGTTTTTGCATCGAGATAATGTTTGTAAGATATGTATCAAAATAACTTCCTTTATGACATTCTGCTTCATTGGTATGTAGACAAATATCCGTGGACAAGCACAGCTTTTTCTCGTTATAAAAATGCTGGCCTTTATTCAGGGATCTATAGAAATTGTATCTCAGGAACGAAAGCAGGGCATCTCCCTCTTTCTTGATCTGGTCTCTAACCTTTGCATACTTTCTGGTATGGAGAGTAAGCCTTATTTCGGTGGTCCGCAGATAATGGTCTATTTCATCCGAGTAAAGCACATACTCCCTGCTGTCTGGAACAGGATGTACCTGAAAGCCTCTGCTCTCCTCATCACTGCCTGGCCGTATATCAGCAAGCTTGTAAATACCCTTTTCATTTAAAATCTGCTCTATCTGCTCCGTAGTGTACTTCCCCTCACCTTTATAAGCAGCATAGTCCGAATACATCTTATAGCAGTCCCATACGAACTTGATTAGGCTAAGAAACAACAGAATCCCGATACTGAAAGAAATAGCGCTACTGTTGAATTCAAGCCTCATTTGTTCGATAAAAGCATATACTGTCGCTAAAAAAATCCCGAAATCCACTAAAATGATAAAGGTTTCCTTCTTTTTGAGCATTGCTATATACCAAAAATAGTCACGATACATTCTAAAGCGCATTGCTTATCATCCTCCATTGATGCAGTTCATCTTTACTAAATATTTCGCAAAACCAAGCAAAACCCTTCTTTTCAGACTGATTCAATTACGTTGATAATTTTTATGTGATATATACTTACACAAAATCAAGCATTGACACATATAATCCACAATGATAGCATATTTAAAAATAATTAAAGTTACAATAACTTACACGAAGTTCACATTTATAATCACATACCTCTTGTATAAGCTCATTAATCCGGTTTGAGCGTTTCTACAGGCAACCGTAAATTGCCCCAGGCTACAAGAGACACCGCAAATAAAGAAGCTTAAGGCTGAGCAGCCGCAGTGTTCCCTGTGTTCCGCTCTCTTTTGGCCGTATTTGTTCCTGCTGGTGTCTCTTGTTGCCCGGGGCTTTTGCATAATCAGATAAAGGGAGTGGAAGCTATGAGCGCATCCTATGCACGGCTCAGTGAATCAATCAGCAATGCCAGAAACGTGAGAATCTACAAAAATAAAGATACTGCCTATGACTTTAAGCTGTATCCTTTTGGCGAGCGCGGCACCTACATTCATCCGGAGCTGATCAGTGAGATTACTGACAGCCTGGCCGTCAGCATAACGGAGCAGTTTCCCGCTTTTGATTATATCGTCTCGCCCGAGCCGGGCGGTCACACCTGGGGGATGCTGGCGGCCTACAAGCTGAACAAGCCGATGAACATTCTGCGGCTCAGCACCGAGCTGTACGACAATTATGAGGTGTCCATTAAGCGGGAGACGGCGTATAACGAGAACTATATTTATTTTGACGGATTCACGAGCGGTGACCGGGTGCTTATTCTGGATGATGTGATCAGCTCCGGGGCAACGATCCGCTGTATTGCAGACCAGATGAAGGTCATGGGGATTGAGCTTGTCGGGGTACAGGGCATTCTGGCCAAAGGAGAGCATTACATTAAGCTCGCAGACGATTACGGCATTCCGGTACGAGTGCTGTCCGTGGTATAAAGCTAACCTAACCTTGAGGAGTGAAAAGCATGGCTTATTATTATGAGCAGCCGTCCAGAACGTTCAGCGAATTCCTGCTCGTTCCGAATCTGACCACCAAACAGTGCATCCCCGGCAACGTGGATCTGCGCACGCCTGTAACCAAATTCAAGCGCGGCGAGACGCCGGCGCTGACGATGAATCTGCCGGTCACCTCCGCCGTCATGCAGGCAGTCTCCGACCACAATATGGCGATTGCTCTGGCCAAAAGCGGCGGTATCTCCTTCATCTACGGCTCCCAGTCTGTCGAGCAGCAGGTCGAAATGGTCCGCA
Proteins encoded:
- a CDS encoding phosphoribosyltransferase, which gives rise to MSASYARLSESISNARNVRIYKNKDTAYDFKLYPFGERGTYIHPELISEITDSLAVSITEQFPAFDYIVSPEPGGHTWGMLAAYKLNKPMNILRLSTELYDNYEVSIKRETAYNENYIYFDGFTSGDRVLILDDVISSGATIRCIADQMKVMGIELVGVQGILAKGEHYIKLADDYGIPVRVLSVV